In one window of Spodoptera frugiperda isolate SF20-4 chromosome 11, AGI-APGP_CSIRO_Sfru_2.0, whole genome shotgun sequence DNA:
- the LOC126911229 gene encoding uncharacterized protein LOC126911229, with protein sequence MTDVKELRKKRSSYKGRLTVFSTFLNKLQDSTVSPSQVMELQLRVNKLEDLYNEFNEIQLQLECMCDIDAEALERTSIESQYYELVAQAKVMLNKYSKSEQEEIKSTTSSKRQFIKLPTIQLPKFSGSYNSWLEFRDTFTSLIHGNDDIDEINKFHYLRSSLTESAAIVIQSIEFSAQNYNMAWELLCERFDNERLLIENHVTALFNIESITKESSTALKSIVDNVNKNIRALKTLGEPVDSWDTLLIYIIRQKLDTKTFREWEEYKGRIDKSKRITFDQFIEFMRNRAELIETLEKSRHSTNTHTNTKQNTKIKSFVTTENISSSLSRSCPKCKSDHNLNSCPQFLSLSVNDRMSLLPGYKLCYNCLRHGHYPSNCKKSGCKICKRKHHTLIHNSDYKPVSSKSPGTTDKASAESSSSADTNNNNHVALSANISAQSHTSSTGNILLSTALIRCYDVNNEEHIARALLDSGSSACLMTENLFNKLQLPYLNTNKSIQGINNSLSHINKMCRVHIKSLHEFYSNDLTCFILPTITDNVPAKQVHVNIPSNIHLADPYFHTPASIDIIIGADVFWSLLGSDKVLLGDGKPTLYQTRLGWLVCGPINGGYDNNSINCNYVNDCCESSSSSSSNELTDIRNQLTRFWQLEEVGRDASTYSAEEQMCEEHFIKNTTRLSDGRFCVKIPLKASTDSLGDSYHRAKRCFLSLERRNHKQPSLDKMYKDFMTEYINLGHMSECHINENLQSYFIPHHGILRESSITTKLRVVFNASAPTTSGISLNAIQMVGPTVQDDLTAILLRFRMHKYVLSADVEKMYRQVSVHPSDRHLQQIIWRDNFNNTFKTYQLNTVTYGTASAPFLATRCIKQIGLECQDKKAAEAILHDFYVDDLLTGTDVFEEAQMLRHKVTDALASACMPLRKWKSNEPSLISESTDESYFEFHQPGDTCSKTLGLSWRTDTDDLFFPIKVPDCTVNTKRGMLAVIAQIYDPLGLLAPCVVSMKMLLQKLWLDKLEWDDHLSPDIAAIWANTIKNLPCIHNLRIARRVVCDAYKQFEFHIFTDASEQAYGACLYVRSINEQGDVDVRLFTAKSRIAPIKPLTIPRLELCAAVLGVRLYQKVVSHLHIQPSSVVFWTDSMIVLGWLKMLPIKLNTFVRNRVAEVLEISGTCGWRHVSTHDNPADLITRGVEPTAMQSLDLWWFGPCFLKCDSSTWPPISINTQNLPEVKPNNILVNLAQENHATGDLVKGVIEFNRFSNFSRLHRSICYVLRFINLCKRCSSINTSYFTAQELQDALNFIIIQSQKESFPEYNLLLNNKQLPHKNRLLNLNVFLDNNKIIRIGGRLHNSEYSYTKKHPILIQSTHHFAKLLFQFEHIRLMHAGPQLLLSTIRETYWPLGGRNLARACCRQCVRCQRVKPRTIAPQMGNLPLSRLSPADYPFQNVGVDYAGPIASASRQGRGCRLVKVYIVLFVCFTTKAIHLELVGDLTSNNYLQALRRFMSRRGKPLNIYSDNGTAFVGAYNEIAEFLKRNCDSISDSAAQDGITFHFIPAYAPHFGGLWEAGVKSTKYHLLRVLGNCNLTYEELNSILIQIEGILNSRPLTPLSSNPEDLLPLTPGHFLIGRPLTSLPVKDLRDHSTSHLTRHQRLEQLRQHFWTRWSKEYVSELQQRVKWRTGNDSLNLDTLVVIKEDNQPPMKWKLGRVVALHPGTDGISRVADIRTATGTVRRAFSKICPLLETSC encoded by the coding sequence ATGACTGACGTTAAAGAACTTAGAAAAAAGCGAAGCAGCTATAAAGGAAGATTAACTGTATTTTCaacgtttttaaacaaattacaagATTCCACAGTAAGTCCGTCTCAGGTAATGGAGTTGCAATTGCGTGTCAATAAATTAGAAGATTTATACAACGAATTTAACGAAATTCAATTACAGCTAGAATGTATGTGTGACATTGACGCCGAGGCACTTGAACGAACCTCAATCGAATCTCAATATTATGAGTTAGTGGCTCAAGCTAAAgtcatgttaaataaatattcaaaatctgAACAAGAGGAAATAAAATCAACCACTAGTAGTAAGCGTCAATTCATCAAGTTGCCCACCATACAATTACCGAAATTTTCAGGTTCCTATAACAGTTGGCTTGAATTTCGCGATACCTTCACTAGTCTCATTCACGGCAATGACGACATAGACGAGATAAATAAATTCCATTATTTGAGATCGTCGCTGACAGAATCTGCTGCTATCGTCATACAATCAATCGAGTTTTCTGCTCAAAACTACAACATGGCATGGGAACTTCTATGTGAGCGATTCGATAATGAAAGATTATTGATTGAGAATCACGTTACCGCGTTATTTAATATCGAATCAATCACTAAGGAGTCCTCAACTGCATTAAAGAGCATCGTAGACAATGTCAACAAAAATATCAGAGCGTTAAAAACATTGGGTGAACCTGTTGATAGTTGGGAcacattacttatttacataatcaGACAAAAACTAGACACTAAAACATTCCGAGAGTGGGAGGAATATAAAGGGCGTATTGATAAATCGAAACGAATCACTTTTGATCAGTTCATTGAGTTTATGCGTAATCGCGCTGAGTTAATAGAAACACTGGAAAAATCACGTCACTCcacaaatacacacacaaacacaaaacaaaacactaaaattaaatcCTTTGTAACGACAGAAAACATTAGTAGTTCATTGTCACGTAGTTGTCCAAAATGTAAAAGCGATCATAATCTCAATTCATGCCCACAGTTTTTATCACTAAGTGTCAACGATAGAATGTCCTTACTGCCTGGCTATAAGCTATGCTATAATTGTTTGCGTCACGGTCATTATCCCAGCAATTGCAAGAAATCAGGGTGCAAAATATGTAAACGCAAGCACCACACGCTTATTCACAACTCAGATTATAAACCTGTTTCAAGTAAATCACCTGGGACTACTGATAAGGCTAGCGCTGAGTCATCCTCCAGTGCtgacacaaacaataataatcacGTTGCGCTCTCAGCTAATATCTCCGCACAATCGCATACGAGCAGCACAGGTAACATTTTATTGTCAACTGCATTAATTAGGTGCTACGATGTTAATAATGAGGAACACATAGCTCGAGCGCTCCTTGATTCTGGTAGTTCGGCTTGTTTAATGACggagaatttatttaataagttacaGCTGCCTTACTTGAATACAAACAAATCTATACAAGGTATTAACAATTCTCTGTcgcatattaataaaatgtgtcgGGTACACATTAAATCGTTGCACGAATTTTACTCAAACGACTTAACTTGTTTTATCTTACCCACAATTACAGATAACGTTCCCGCTAAACAGGTACACGTAAACATACCCTCAAATATTCATTTAGCTGATCCGTATTTCCACACACCGGCttctattgatattattataggaGCTGACGTATTCTGGAGTTTATTAGGATCAGATAAAGTTTTATTAGGTGATGGGAAACCAACACTTTATCAAACTAGACTAGGTTGGCTAGTTTGTGGCCCAATTAACGGCGGCTAtgataataattcaattaactgtaattatgttaatgattGTTGCGAAAGTTCTTCGTCTTCCAGTTCGAATGAGTTAACTGACATCCGAAACCAATTGACGCGTTTCTGGCAGCTTGAAGAAGTTGGCCGTGATGCATCAACTTATTCAGCTGAGGAGCAAATGTGTGAAGAACACTTTATAAAAAACACGACGCGCCTGTCAGATGGCCGTTTTTGCGTTAAAATACCGCTGAAGGCATCTACGGATAGTTTAGGCGACTCATATCATCGTGCAAAACGATGTTTTTTGTCATTAGAGCGCAGAAATCACAAACAACCTTCACTCGATAAAATGTACAAAGACTTCATGACTGAGTATATTAATTTAGGTCATATGTCAGAGTGTCACATTAATGAAAATTTACAGTCATATTTCATTCCTCATCACGGAATCCTGCGCGAAAGTAGTATCACAACCAAATTACGCGTTGTTTTTAATGCTAGTGCACCCACTACCTCTGGAATCTCTTTAAATGCAATCCAAATGGTGGGACCTACCGTTCAGGACGATTTGACTGCAATCCTTCTTAGATTTCGAATGCATAAGTACGTCCTTTCTGCTGATGTTGAGAAAATGTACAGGCAGGTGTCTGTACATCCTTCAGATAGGCACCTGCAGCAAATAATTTGGcgtgataattttaataacactttTAAAACGTACCAATTAAATACGGTGACGTACGGCACAGCTAGTGCACCGTTTCTCGCAACTAGGTGTATCAAACAAATCGGTCTTGAATGCCAGGATAAAAAAGCCGCGGAAGCCATTCTTCATGATTTTTATGTAGATGATCTGCTGACAGGTACTGACGTGTTTGAGGAAGCTCAAATGTTGCGACATAAGGTGACCGATGCTCTTGCGTCTGCTTGCATGCCATTACGGAAGTGGAAATCGAACGAGCCCTCTTTAATCTCAGAATCAACTGACGAGTCTTATTTCGAGTTCCACCAGCCGGGCGACACCTGCAGTAAAACACTAGGACTTAGTTGGCGAACTGACACAGATGATCTCTTTTTTCCTATAAAGGTTCCCGACTGCACGGTAAATACTAAGCGTGGCATGTTGGCAGTAATAGCACAAATTTATGATCCTTTAGGGTTGTTAGCACCGTGTGTCGTGAGCATGAAGATGTTGCTTCAAAAATTATGGCTAGACAAATTAGAATGGGACGATCACTTATCACCTGACATTGCAGCAATATGGGcaaacacaattaaaaacttACCGTGTATTCACAATTTGCGGATAGCACGTCGGGTAGTCTGTGACGCATACaaacaatttgaatttcacaTTTTTACCGACGCTTCGGAGCAAGCATACGGAGCTTGTTTGTATGTTCGCAGTATTAATGAGCAGGGTGATGTCGATGTGCGATTATTTACAGCCAAAAGTCGCATCGCTCCTATTAAACCGTTGACTATACCGCGATTGGAGCTCTGTGCTGCTGTGCTTGGTGTACGTTTATACCAAAAGGTTGTTAGTCACCTTCACATTCAACCGTCTAGTGTTGTGTTTTGGACCGACTCCATGATAGTGTTGGGTTGGCTTAAAATGTTGcctataaaattaaacactttTGTTCGCAACCGTGTTGCCGAAGTTTTAGAAATATCCGGTACGTGTGGTTGGAGACATGTATCGACCCACGACAATCCAGCCGATTTGATAACACGCGGGGTAGAACCGACCGCTATGCAATCACTGGACTTGTGGTGGTTCGGCCCATGTTTCTTAAAATGTGACAGTTCTACATGGCCACCCATTTCTATAAATACTCAAAATCTTCCAGAAGTCAAACCTAATAATATCTTAGTTAATTTAGCTCAAGAAAATCATGCTACTGGAGATTTAGTTAAAGGAGTAATCGAATTCAATCGATTTTCCAATTTTAGTCGATTACATCGTtctatttgttatgttttacgTTTTATCAATCTTTGTAAACGCTGTTCCTCAATAAATACATCCTATTTTACTGCACAGGAATTACAAGATGCattgaactttattattatcCAATCACAAAAGGAGTCTTTtccagaatataatttattactaaataataaacaattacctcataaaaatagattattaaatttaaatgtatttttagataataacaaaattattcgtaTAGGAGGTCGTTTACACAATTCCGAATATTCTTACACAAAGAAGCACCCAATTTTGATACAGTCCACTCATCATTTCGctaaacttttatttcaatttgagcATATTAGATTAATGCATGCAGGTCCTCAATTATTATTAAGCACAATACGAGAGACCTACTGGCCCCTTGGTGGTCGCAACTTAGCGAGAGCCTGTTGTCGTCAGTGTGTTCGGTGCCAGCGAGTAAAGCCTCGCACAATTGCTCCTCAGATGGGTAATCTCCCACTCAGCAGACTCTCACCAGCTGACTATCCCTTCCAAAACGTAGGCGTTGACTACGCAGGCCCTATTGCCTCGGCTAGTCGTCAAGGCCGTGGTTGTAGATTGGTGAAGGTATATATAGTACTTTTCGTATGCTTCACAACAAAGGCCATTCATTTAGAGTTGGTGGGTGACTTGACGAGCAACAATTATTTACAAGCTTTACGCAGGTTTATGTCTCGGAGAGGAAAACCTCTCAATATTTATTCCGATAATGGAACTGCTTTCGTAGGAGCATATAATGAAATTGCTGAGTTTTTGAAGCGCAATTGTGACTCCATTTCTGATAGTGCGGCTCAGGATGGTATAACCTTCCATTTTATACCTGCTTACGCTCCGCATTTTGGTGGTCTTTGGGAGGCGGGTGTCAAGTCGACCAAGTATCATTTACTCCGAGTGTTGGGCAATTGTAATTTAACTTACGAGGAGCTTAACTCCATCCTGATTCAAATTGAGGGCATTTTAAACTCTCGACCGCTCACACCACTTTCGTCGAATCCTGAGGACCTGTTACCTCTCACTCCTGGTCACTTTTTAATCGGACGGCCTCTCACCTCTCTTCCTGTCAAGGATTTACGGGATCACTCCACCTCTCACTTGACGCGCCATCAACGCCTTGAGCAATTGCGGCAGCATTTTTGGACGAGATGGAGCAAGGAGTACGTCTCAGAGCTGCAGCAGCGCGTGAAGTGGCGGACCGGCAACGACAGCCTGAACCTGGACACCCTCGTGGTTATAAAAGAGGATAACCAGCCACCCATGAAGTGGAAGCTGGGTCGCGTTGTTGCACTTCATCCTGGCACAGACGGGATAAGCAGAGTAGCCGATATCCGGACTGCAACTGGCACTGTTAGACGGGCATTCTCTAAGATTTGTCCCTTATTGGAAACTAGCTGTTGA